A single genomic interval of Electrophorus electricus isolate fEleEle1 chromosome 2, fEleEle1.pri, whole genome shotgun sequence harbors:
- the en1a gene encoding homeobox protein engrailed-1a yields MGTISCWHLARCLRERSSCLVTVERKSVKAPNSGPHTGGHRAVKLFSAMEKQHDTSSADPSEDDSESPSPRLPSPPLRSLQVAHQDHRTTNFFIDNILRPDFGCRKDPGPYGTERTIPLDRGGHILPQANRPTLPRIICPDFSCYTDSNSSSTSSTVSSPSGPREATVDKASGVTAPKYGGDPTQEAVLKPGEASFNKELQPLMWPAWVYCTRYSDRPSSGPRTRKLKTKKTQTEDKRPRTAFTAEQLQRLKTEFQLSRYITEQRRQALANELNLNESQIKIWFQNKRAKIKKSTGYKNTLALHLMAQGLYNHSTTTVQDKEESD; encoded by the exons ATGGGCACCATTTCATGTTGGCATTTAGCGCGTTGTCTTAGAGAACGCTCCTCATGTCTTGTCACAGTTGAACGCAAGTCGGTTAAAGCCCCGAATAGTGGTCCTCACACAGGAGGGCACCGAGCGGTGAAACTGTTTTCAGCTATGGAGAAGCAGCACGATACCAGCAGCGCGGATCCCAGCGAGGATGACAGCGAGTCTCCGTCCCCTCGCCTGCCGTCGCCACCACTGCGTTCACTTCAGGTTGCTCATCAGGATCACAGAACCACCAATTTCTTCATTGATAACATACTTCGGCCTGACTTTGGCTGCAGAAAGGATCCGGGACCGTATGGAACCGAGCGGACTATTCCATTAGACAGGGGAGGACATATTCTCCCTCAGGCAAATAGACCCACTTTGCCAAGAATTATATGCCCGGATTTCAGTTGCTACACCGACAGCAATTCCTCTTCTACCTCCTCTACGGTCTCATCACCCTCAGGTCCGAGAGAAGCCACAGTGGACAAGGCTAGTGGAGTTACCGCTCCAAAATACGGCGGAGACCCAACGCAAGAGGCAGTGCTCAAGCCAGGGGAGGCTTCGTTCAATAAGGAGCTTCAGCCGCTTATGTGGCCTGCTTGGGTCTACTGCACGAGATATTCCGATCGTCCTTCATCTG GCCCAAGGACCCGGAAATTGAAAACGAAGAAAACGCAGACTGAGGACAAACGGCCCAGAACGGCGTTCACGGCTGAGCAGCTACAGAGGCTGAAAACAGAGTTTCAGCTCAGCCGATATATCACGGAACAACGGCGACAGGCCCTCGCGAACGAACTGAATCTCAACGAATCGCAGATTAAAATCTGGTTTCAGAATAAACGCGCGAAAATTAAAAAGTCCACTGGCTACAAAAATACGTTGGCGTTGCACCTGATGGCGCAGGGACTGTACAACCATTCCACCACCACCGTTCAAGACAAGGAAGAAAGTGACTGA